A genomic stretch from Penicillium digitatum chromosome 4, complete sequence includes:
- a CDS encoding Fungal transcriptional regulatory protein, N-terminal, with translation MEARRSPTGATATGAIRSNKSAIAKRACDQCKFRKIKCSLSQPCKACESMGFECTFLQPQKKRGPTGHRVSQIRQQQTIITPQEESKNGFQFQTPTSSVESGQAGSLPGVPWTPTHGPATMPLEGTGGLAPSGIPPPMATWGEETTSIDSHSNSASGMSWNDRNDVEYWLPDNLDSQVPVFEYPGSNVYLRPSLPSIIQPVPDAGAMGMPPQEAPNLPFSPTVGSMHSDTQESDAVWPSTISEANMIPWIDVYFDRLHPTLPVLNRSSLYTSMITQEHRKNSQFGAMLLSLCAFSLTQPIEINERQTTSSRALQARAMMNAATKMRSCSDFGENPTLEAVLTSFFLFGCLFGSNQHNAAWLRIREALDLAATLGLNDPESYQDLSGEEKGQRLRTYLVLSITERAYALQRRHPITFWGKPGFTMRSVHDFIQSATHSVVSGIMVHNEKDAEGMMGLARMMELFDAIDEDVIDCWNRRCDSSSGYCQRLTEVKALSIHQNLNRVNQAERYRGYDWFERAKGGRGETSNVTFAMGLRETQAADVFITQKWLQNRVWLLSSTHGLLSAHSEHPELTFGYAVSVAETTLQLCQSLRLSSMEAHGIGLTEKLYDIAICATNILCNTSPSYGVGPNMPVNFTERIPATTTSMPQSLVEDFLLLMTSFRGGNHPYLEKYRAHLRSLQIMEPKAPEWPQR, from the exons ATGGAAGCTAGAAGATCTCCGACCGGCGCCACTGCCACTGGCGCTATTCGATCAAATAAATCTGCTATCGCCAAGAGAGCATGCGACCAATGCAAATTCCGCAAGATCAAG TGTAGCTTGTCACAGCCCTGCAAGGCTTGTGAGTCCATGGGCTTTGAGTGTACATTCCTTCAACCACAGAAGAAGCGTGGACCAACCGGGCA TCGCGTGTCGCAAATTCGACAACAGCAAACTATTATTACTCCTCAAGAAGAATCTAAAAATGGCTTCCAATTCCAAACTCCGACCTCATCGGTGGAGTCCGGACAAGCCGGGTCTCTGCCCGGAGTACCTTGGACCCCCACTCATGGTCCAGCCACGATGCCTCTAGAAGGCACCGGAGGACTAGCGCCTTCAGGTATACCACCTCCAATGGCAACCTGGGGTGAGGAAACCACATCTATAGATTCTCACAGCAACAGCGCCAGCGGCATGAGCTGGAATGATCGGAATGACGTCGAGTACTGGCTTCCAGATAATCTTGATTCTCAAGTCCCTGTTTTTGAATACCCAGGAAGTAATGTATATCTCAGGCCATCTCTTCCATCTATCATTCAACCAGTTCCCGATGCTGGGGCCATGGGAATGCCCCCGCAGGAAGCTCCAAATTTGCCATTCTCACCAACCGTGGGGTCCATGCACTCAGATACCCAGGAGAGTGATGCAGTATGGCCATCCACCATCAGCGAAGCGAATATGATCCCTTGGATTGATGTCTACTTTGATCGGCTACATCCGACCTTACCTGTCCTCAACCGATCATCTCTGTATACATCAATGATCACACAGGAACATCGCAAGAATTCTCAATTTGGGGCCATGCTCTTGTCTTTATGTGCATTCTCGCTCACACAGCCAATCGAAATCAATGAGCGGCAGACAACCTCATCTCGAGCTCTGCAGGCACGAGCTATGATGAACGCAGCGACCAAAATGCGAAGCTGTTCAGATTTTGGCGAGAACCCAACCCTTGAAGCTGTCCTGACAAgctttttcctctttggcTGTTTGTTTGGAAGTAACCAGCACAACGCAGCGTGGCTCCGGATACGGGAGGCACTAGATCTTGCAGCCACGCTGGGATTGAATGATCCCGAGTCATATCAGGATCTGTCTGGGGAAGAGAAAGGCCAACGACTACGAACGTATCTCGTCCTCTCTATTACGGAAAG AGCCTATGCTTTGCAACGGCGCCACCCAATCACTTTCTGGGGGAAGCCAGGATTTACCATGCGATCAGTGCATGACTTTATCCAAAGCGCCACGCATAGCGTCGTGTCTGGCATTATGGTCCACAATGAGAAAGACGCCGAGGGGATGATGGGTCTCGCACGAATGATGGAATTATTCGATGCCATTGACGAAGATGTCATTGATTGCTGGAACCGCCGATGTGATAGCAGCAGTGGGTACTGCCAACGGCTCACCGAAGTCAAGGCACTCTCCATCCACCAAAACCTCAATCGAGTCAACCAAGCCGAACGATATCGCGGCTATGACTGGTTCGAGCGAGCCAAGGGAGGCCGTGGCGAAACCAGCAATGTCACATTTGCCATGGGCCTACGAGAGACCCAAGCAGCGGACGTGTTTATTACCCAGAAATGGCTCCAGAACCGTGTCTGGCTCCTCTCCTCAACCCACGGGCTTCTGAGTGCCCATTCGGAACATCCCGAGCTCACCTTCGGATATGCCGTATCCGTTGCTGAAACTACTCTTCAGCTGTGTCAGTCATTACGATTGAGCTCCATGGAAGCCCATGGCATCGGTCTG ACCGAAAAACTGTACGATATCGCAATCTGCGCAACGAACATCTTATGCAATACAAGCCCGTCTTACGGGGTTGGCCCGAACATGCCCGTCAATTTCACCGAAAGAATACCAGCAACCACGACTTCTATGCCCCAGAGTCTTGTAGAAGACTTTTTGTTACTCATGACCAGCTTCCGCGGTGGAAACCACCCCTATCTGGAGAAGTATAGAGCTCATCTACGCTCGCTACAGATTATGGAACCCAAAGCGCCGGAGTGGCCACAACGATGA
- a CDS encoding Amidase, whose translation MVIGLILDDGVVKVHPPVARALLELSAVLQAQGYEVVVWGQSDHAGCIEIMDLFYRVDGDEEICSRYRRSQFMSIGS comes from the exons ATGGTCATTGGCTTAATTCTGGATGACGGCGTGGTAAAGGTCCACCCGCCTGTTGCACGCGCCTTGCTAGAACTCTCAGCTGTGCTTCAAGCACAGGGCTACGAGGTTGTGGTATGGGGCCAATCTGACCATGCGGGATGCATTGAGATTATGGATCTTTTCTACAGGGTCGATGGAGATGAGGAAATTTGTAGCCGCTACCG GCGATCTCAGTTTATGAGTATTGGCAGTTGA
- a CDS encoding DNA replication factor C subunit Rfc4, putative yields MVQAESSSTASRNGAKANTAGAPVDYELPWVEKYRPTFLDDIVGNTETVERLKIIAKDGNMPHVIISGMPGIGKTTSVLCLARQLLGDAYKEAVLELNASDERGIDVVRNRIKGFAQKKVTLPQGRHKLVILDEADSMTAGAQQALRRTMEIYSSTTRFAFACNQSNKIIEPLQSRCAILRYARLTDAQVVKRLMQICEAENVEHSEDGIAALVFSAEGDMRQAINNLQSTWSGFGFVSGDNVFRVVDSPHPVKVQAMIKACWEGKVDVALEGLNELWTLGYSSHDIISTMFRVTKTIPTLSEHSKLEFIREIGFTHMRILDGVQSLLQLSGCVAKLCKINMKPDLFEPPKA; encoded by the exons ATGGTTCAAGCTGAATCTTCCTCAACTGCTTCTCGCAATGGTGCCAAGGCAAATACTGCTGGTGCCCCTGTGGACTATGAGCTCCCCTG GGTCGAGAAATATCGCCCAACCTTCCTCGATGATATCGTCGGCAACACTGAAACAGTAGAGCGATTAAAGATCATTGCTAAAGATGGTAATATGCCGCACGTCATTATCTCCGGCATGCCGGGTATTGGAAAGACCACTTCCGTACTATGTCTGGCGCGGCAACTTCTGGGAGATGCGTACAAGGAGGCAGTTTTGGAGTTGAATGCAAGTGATGAGAGAG GTATCGATGTGGTGCGGAATCGAATCAAAGGGTTTGCCCAAAAGAAGGTTACCCTGCCCCAAGGACGCCATAAGTTGGTTATCCTTGATGAAGCCGATAG TATGACCGCCGGTGCTCAACAAGCCCTGCGACGAACTATGGAAATATATTCCTCTACCACACGCTTTGCCTTTGCCTGCAACCAATCGAACAAGATCATCGAACCCCTTCAATCCCGTTGTGCCATTCTCCGGTATGCCCGGTTGACAGATGCTCAGGTTGTGAAACGGTTGATGCAAATTTGCGAGGCGGAGAACGTCGAACACTCCGAGGATGGAATTGCTGCACTTGTTTTCAGTGCGGAGGGTGACATGCGTCAGGCTATCAACAACCTGCAGAGTACTTGGTCCGGTTTCGGTTTCGTCAGCGGAGACAATGTTTTTCGAGTAGTCGATAGCCCGCACCCGGTTAAAGTCCAGGCCATGATCAAGGCTTGCTGGGAAGGCAAGGTGGATGTGGCACTAGAGGGTTTGAATGAGCTATG GACCTTGGGTTACTCTTCTCACGATATCATTAGTACCATGTTCCGAGTCACCAAGACCATCCCCACGTTGTCCGAGCATTCCAAGCTAGAGTTCATTCGGGAGATTGGATTCACGCATATGCGCATCCTAGACGGTGTGCAATCACTGCTTCAACTGAGCGGCTGTGTGGCAAAGCTTTGCAAGATAAATATGAAACCCGATCTGTTCGAGCCTCCCAAGGCTTGA
- a CDS encoding upf0220 domain protein, whose product MNHTSVRRNLFHGNLSRRPASAGPPNGAVPQNHNGLSNRPSHRLKPTFSDSGPQTRPFKTAENKEIVVRDKNGSYKLEIPTLPQALVGEDGEELAELAPGDGAFESSELTGRDKEKFEVALVEMMVRHRTRQSNGEPDEILNMVHESLRKKAASLDEDNWMFEPEKDLISN is encoded by the exons ATGAACCATACCTCTGTACGTCGCAACCTCTTCCATGGGAACCTCAGCCGTCGACCTGCTTCCGCAGGACCACCCAATGGCGCAGTTCCTCAGAATCACAATGGCCTTTCCAATCGCCCCTCGCACCGCCTAAAGCCTACATTCTCGGACTCGGGGCCACAGACTCGACCATTCAAAACTGCGGAGAATAAGGAGATTGTGGTTCGGGACAAGAATGGCAGCTACAAGCTTGAGATTCCGACATTGCCGCAGGCTCTGGTCGGAGAGGATGGAGAGGAACTGGCTGAACTTGCCCCGGGGGATGGAGCATTCGAGTCTTCGGAACTCACTGGGCGGGACAAAGAAA AGTTCGAGGTGGCTCTTGTGGAGATGATGGTTCGACACCGAACTAGACAATCGAACGGTGAACCTGATG AGATTCTAAATATGGTGCATGAGAGCCTACGCAAAAAGGCGGCATCATTGGATGAGGATAATTGGATGTTTGAGCCTGAGAAGGACTTGATTTCTAATTAG
- a CDS encoding Protein rai1 → MNWSTFNIQPLHRFGGANTSIRRPREIACFSYDDQHRFSLGDSSMAYYYTPALPADLNKGYETFQKLNDVPDEHLDALLDTLIAHEKETEKKCDVDVVTWRGMMTKILTAPFDNMNGFEMNATCFQGTIFIEENNEYKNQQKETQCKRGSPPGTAPQELMMYWGYKFEKLAVLSKTWNESTREEIEGRENEVVNNAAQYCSVVRTGIGNVRMILGGEVDAIWDSKPSRKESPINWVELKTSAQIRNERDMMKFERKLLKFWAQSFLLGVPKIIVGFRDENGICRSLEELDTASIPGKVSSVGRRSWDGNVCINFTGAFLEWLKQTINREGTWRIRRKQKSSVIEVYQVEEQGYGDILSSAFKAWRSTTASASS, encoded by the exons ATGAACTGGTCGACCTTCAATATCCAGCCCCTGCACCGCTTCGGCGGCGCAAATACCTCTATCCGGAGACCAAGG GAAATTGCTTGCTTCTCTTATGATGACCAACATCGTTTTTCCCTGGGTGATTCGTCCATGGCCTACTATTACACGCCAGCTCTCCCTGCAGACCTGAACAAGGGCTATGAGACATTCCAGAAGCTCAATGATGTCCCAGATGAGCACTTGGATGCTTTACTTGATACTCTGATTGCTCATGAGAAAGAAACGGAGAAGAAGTGTGATGTCGACGTCGTTACATGGAGAGGAATGATGACCAAG ATTCTAACAGCTCCCTTTGATAACATGAATGG CTTCGAGATGAATGCAACTTGTTTCCAG GGCACCAT ATTCATCGAAGAGAACAACGAGTATAAGAATCAACAGAAAGAGACCCAATGCAAGCGAGGATCGCCACCTGGAACGGCACCGCAAGAACTGATGATGTATTGGG GCTATAAATTTGAAAAGCTGGCTGTGCTTTCAAAGACGTGGAATGAATCAACCCGTGAAGAGATCGAAGGCCGCGAGAACGAAGTTGTCAACAACGCAGCACAATATTGTTCCGTTGTTCGCACCGGGATCGGTAACGTGCGTATGATACTTGGTGGAGAGGTTGATGCCA TCTGGGACAGCAAGCCATCGCGGAAAGAAAGTCCCATTAACTGGGTTGAGCTGAAGACATCAGCTCAGATCCGCAATGAGCGCGATATGATGAAGTTTGAGCGGAAATTGCTCAAGTTTTGGGCACAGTCATTCCTGCTAGGTGTGCCCAAGATCATCGTGGGATTCCGTGATGAAAATGGCATTTGTCGTAGCTTAGAGGAGCTGGACACAGCCAGCATTCCCGGCAAAGTGTCAAGTGTTGGCCGCCGCTCTTGGGATGGAAACGTCTGCATCAATTTCACCGGGGCGTTCTTAGAAT GGCTTAAGCAGACCATCAACCGGGAAGGGACGTGGAGAATTCGGAGAAAGCAGAAGTCTTCGGTCATCGAGGTCTATCAAGTTGAGGAGCAAGGATATGGCGATATTCTTTCGTCTGCTTTCAAGGCCTGGCGATCAACCACAGCCTCTGCAAGTTCGTGA